One stretch of Alcaligenes faecalis DNA includes these proteins:
- a CDS encoding TonB-dependent siderophore receptor: MLDTQAIPFAAARRGTTSIGLNALALSLFLAIGLHAPHAWAQETPVAISIAAQPLEAALEKLGAQAGLQIFYLPDAVKGITAPPVSGSLTADQALSRLLAGTGLEFRRNGKNVSLTGPVQGETTQLAPVRVVGRDLSTEGSGSYAVQATTAATGLRLSPRETPQSVSVVTRQQMEDMNLTTLGESFKTVTGIATSMSDIDRTDIHSRGFYIDTYQYDGVSIATQNDFFGTSNFDPILYDRIEIVRGATGLMTGAGNPGASVNIVRKRATSDVFTGTASVGIGSWDHHRGTIDLSTPLNKDGTVRARVAGMMEERDSYIDRYHTRNRAWLATAEADLTPDTTVRVGVEHQAKRPTGVTWGGLPTLDNKGGDLDWRRSFSIGADWTRWDTTSNTFYAGIDHRFSNGWSLKANVSRLESEYDSKLVYLMGHPDPVTGLGMTSLLNNSHQEFDQNSASLELSGPFEAFGQEHEAFVGVMGSKSNYRYGNHAPQGNTPVGNIFEWNGSYPEPAWGNFQPLGEQETRQNAVYGALRLSLSDSLKLIVGGRQTNWRRESGNDTMNHHVFTPYAGLLYDFNDNFTAYLSYTDIFQPQTYRDASGGYLDPVQGKSYELGLKSEHFDGKLNTSLALFRIEQDNVAEKDGDRTVPGSSDFAYRGAKGVTSEGFELQASGEIQPGWQVSAGFARNLVRNAEGGPFKTSEPQNLAHLQTSYIVPGTEGKLTVGGGVQWRSHVYVDRTVAPNLSARREQGSILLANLMAHYRFSPSLSAQLNVNNLFDKKYVDLTEDSQGFYGAPQKIMLTMKYQF, encoded by the coding sequence ATGCTGGACACGCAAGCTATACCCTTCGCCGCCGCGCGTCGGGGTACGACATCGATTGGTCTTAACGCCCTCGCACTCTCTCTTTTTCTGGCTATTGGTCTGCATGCACCCCACGCTTGGGCGCAGGAAACGCCGGTGGCGATCAGCATTGCCGCGCAACCCTTGGAGGCCGCGCTGGAAAAACTGGGAGCTCAGGCCGGCTTGCAGATTTTCTATCTGCCGGATGCGGTTAAAGGGATTACGGCTCCCCCTGTGTCCGGCAGTCTGACGGCAGATCAGGCTTTGAGCCGCTTGCTGGCAGGCACGGGCCTGGAGTTTCGACGTAACGGCAAGAACGTGTCCCTGACCGGTCCGGTGCAGGGCGAGACCACGCAGCTGGCGCCAGTGCGCGTAGTGGGGCGTGATCTGTCTACCGAAGGCTCGGGCTCTTATGCCGTGCAGGCGACCACGGCGGCCACAGGCCTGCGCCTGTCGCCACGCGAGACACCGCAATCAGTCAGCGTGGTGACGCGTCAGCAGATGGAAGATATGAATCTGACCACGCTGGGTGAGAGCTTCAAGACCGTGACGGGGATTGCGACTTCCATGTCGGATATTGACCGCACCGATATTCATTCGCGTGGGTTCTATATCGACACTTATCAATACGATGGGGTGTCCATTGCCACGCAGAATGACTTCTTTGGCACTTCCAACTTTGATCCCATTCTGTACGATCGCATCGAGATAGTGCGTGGTGCGACCGGCTTGATGACGGGTGCCGGCAATCCGGGGGCTTCGGTGAATATCGTGCGCAAGCGTGCGACCAGCGATGTGTTTACCGGCACCGCTTCTGTTGGCATAGGTTCCTGGGACCATCACCGGGGCACGATTGATCTGTCCACACCCTTGAACAAGGACGGTACCGTGCGTGCTCGCGTGGCAGGGATGATGGAGGAGCGCGACTCGTATATTGACCGCTACCACACGCGCAATCGTGCCTGGTTAGCGACCGCGGAAGCAGATCTGACACCTGATACCACTGTGCGGGTTGGGGTAGAGCATCAGGCCAAACGTCCGACGGGCGTGACCTGGGGCGGTCTGCCTACCTTGGATAACAAGGGTGGGGATCTGGATTGGCGGCGTTCTTTCAGCATCGGTGCGGATTGGACTCGCTGGGATACGACCAGCAATACTTTCTACGCGGGCATTGATCATCGTTTTTCCAACGGCTGGTCCTTGAAAGCCAATGTCAGTCGTCTGGAAAGTGAGTATGACTCCAAGCTGGTGTATTTGATGGGACACCCTGATCCTGTCACCGGCTTGGGCATGACTTCCTTGCTGAATAACTCGCATCAGGAGTTCGATCAGAACAGCGCGTCGCTGGAGCTGAGCGGGCCATTTGAGGCCTTTGGGCAGGAGCACGAGGCTTTTGTGGGGGTGATGGGCAGCAAGTCCAATTACCGCTATGGCAATCACGCCCCACAAGGCAATACGCCAGTAGGCAATATCTTTGAGTGGAATGGTTCCTATCCTGAACCGGCATGGGGTAATTTCCAGCCGCTGGGTGAGCAGGAAACGCGTCAGAATGCGGTCTATGGTGCCTTGCGCTTGTCCTTGAGCGATTCACTGAAGCTGATTGTGGGGGGGCGACAAACCAACTGGAGGCGCGAGTCCGGCAATGACACCATGAACCATCATGTGTTCACGCCGTACGCTGGCCTGTTGTACGACTTCAACGATAACTTCACGGCTTATCTCAGCTACACCGATATCTTCCAGCCACAGACCTATCGTGACGCCAGTGGTGGCTATCTGGACCCGGTGCAGGGCAAGAGCTACGAGCTGGGCCTGAAATCCGAACACTTTGATGGCAAGCTCAACACGTCGCTGGCACTGTTTCGTATCGAGCAGGACAATGTGGCCGAAAAAGATGGAGACAGGACGGTACCCGGCTCCAGCGATTTTGCTTATCGGGGGGCCAAGGGCGTAACCAGCGAAGGTTTTGAACTACAGGCTTCGGGTGAAATCCAACCAGGCTGGCAGGTGTCTGCGGGCTTTGCGCGTAACCTGGTACGCAATGCTGAAGGCGGCCCTTTCAAAACCTCTGAACCGCAGAACCTGGCGCATTTGCAAACTTCCTATATCGTGCCGGGTACCGAAGGGAAGTTGACAGTAGGCGGTGGTGTGCAATGGCGCAGTCATGTTTACGTAGATAGAACCGTAGCGCCAAACCTTAGCGCACGACGTGAGCAAGGTTCCATTTTGCTGGCCAACTTGATGGCGCATTACCGCTTCTCGCCCAGCTTGTCGGCCCAGTTGAACGTGAACAATCTGTTCGACAAGAAGTATGTGGATCTGACGGAGGACTCCCAGGGATTTTACGGCGCGCCGCAGAAGATCATGCTGACGATGAAGTACCAGTTCTAA
- a CDS encoding FecR family protein, translated as MPRNDKHTPSHLPQEQALDWFSREQLGELTPQEQRERDAWLAQDPANEREYRSLQQVWRVADHLPMDEMREIMNRPAQEVPNFARRRWVMGTGATLATVAAGAWFSRPMWAETPVFTQRLLTARGERKQLELPDGSRLDLNTDTEVNIAFYESRRSVELLRGEALFAVQSDKSRPFAVDAGQAQVLVTGTQFNVRREAESVTVAVREGSVQLSTGPWWRRERAMLSAGQVSSAVKSSVMPLGQERVEAITAWQEGRIVFRDVPLATVAQELSRYLDHPLRVADVQIAKLRISGTLSIEEPAAALDILPDIALVLVARQTDGSALLMAR; from the coding sequence ATGCCTAGAAACGACAAGCACACCCCTTCTCATCTGCCGCAAGAGCAAGCGCTGGACTGGTTTTCCAGAGAGCAGCTTGGTGAGCTGACGCCGCAAGAGCAGCGTGAGCGGGATGCGTGGTTGGCGCAGGATCCGGCTAATGAGCGGGAGTACCGTTCCTTGCAGCAGGTCTGGCGGGTGGCGGACCATCTGCCCATGGACGAGATGCGGGAGATCATGAATCGTCCGGCGCAAGAGGTGCCCAACTTCGCGCGTCGGCGTTGGGTGATGGGTACAGGGGCGACGCTTGCCACGGTGGCCGCCGGGGCCTGGTTCAGTCGTCCGATGTGGGCCGAAACGCCTGTGTTTACCCAGCGCCTGCTGACCGCACGCGGCGAGCGCAAGCAGCTTGAACTGCCGGACGGCTCGCGCCTGGATTTGAATACGGACACGGAAGTGAACATCGCGTTTTACGAGTCGCGCCGTAGTGTGGAATTGCTGCGGGGCGAGGCCCTGTTTGCCGTGCAGTCCGACAAGAGCCGACCTTTCGCTGTAGACGCGGGTCAGGCGCAGGTGCTGGTTACTGGCACACAGTTCAATGTGCGCCGGGAGGCGGAGAGTGTCACCGTGGCAGTGCGCGAGGGCTCGGTGCAGCTTTCTACAGGCCCGTGGTGGCGCAGGGAGCGGGCCATGTTATCCGCCGGACAGGTATCCAGCGCGGTAAAGAGCAGCGTGATGCCTTTGGGGCAGGAGCGTGTGGAAGCGATTACGGCCTGGCAAGAAGGGCGTATTGTGTTCCGCGATGTGCCTTTGGCAACGGTGGCGCAGGAGCTGAGCCGCTATCTGGACCATCCCTTGCGGGTGGCCGATGTTCAGATCGCCAAGCTGCGTATTTCCGGCACACTCAGTATCGAGGAGCCAGCGGCGGCGCTGGATATCCTTCCGGACATTGCGCTTGTGCTGGTGGCGCGGCAGACGGATGGCAGTGCGTTGCTGATGGCGCGTTAA
- a CDS encoding class I SAM-dependent methyltransferase gives MFKDLIKDLNDHSIVEPDIFLDVPFVPSDDRVIDTMLQLAQTGRKDVLYDLGCGDGRIVIAAAKKYRCTSIGVELDPLRVADAMEQAGHAGVEYLVDFVEEDLFTADFSQATIVTLYLMDTINAILRPRLLQELRPGARIVSHAFDMGDWEADEILHVGGIKIYKWIVPARVAGEWEWEGLDGTDYRLQLKQRYQDVSGKIWINGKPALLTDLYLCGDCLELSTQANESAPVVSCNLYFDHQELLSVEEVEEEA, from the coding sequence TTGTTCAAAGACCTGATTAAAGACCTCAACGACCATTCCATCGTGGAACCTGACATCTTTCTGGACGTACCCTTCGTCCCCAGCGACGACCGCGTCATCGACACCATGCTGCAACTGGCCCAGACCGGCCGCAAGGACGTCTTGTATGACCTGGGTTGTGGCGATGGACGCATTGTCATTGCCGCCGCCAAAAAATACCGCTGCACCAGCATAGGCGTAGAGCTGGACCCGCTGCGCGTGGCCGACGCCATGGAGCAAGCGGGCCATGCAGGCGTGGAGTATCTGGTGGACTTTGTGGAAGAGGATCTGTTTACCGCAGACTTCAGCCAGGCCACTATCGTCACGCTGTACTTGATGGACACCATCAATGCCATCCTGCGCCCGCGCCTGTTGCAGGAGCTGCGACCCGGTGCGCGCATTGTGTCGCACGCCTTTGATATGGGGGATTGGGAAGCCGACGAGATCCTGCATGTAGGCGGCATCAAAATCTACAAATGGATTGTGCCAGCGCGAGTTGCGGGTGAATGGGAGTGGGAAGGTCTGGACGGAACGGACTACCGCTTGCAGCTCAAGCAGCGTTATCAGGATGTCAGCGGGAAAATCTGGATCAATGGTAAGCCTGCCCTGCTGACTGATCTTTATCTGTGCGGCGATTGTCTGGAGCTAAGTACACAGGCCAACGAGTCCGCGCCCGTCGTCAGTTGCAATCTGTACTTCGACCATCAGGAGCTGCTGTCCGTGGAAGAGGTAGAAGAAGAGGCCTGA
- a CDS encoding RNA polymerase sigma factor, producing MSRRPTSKKGWLALYSGLIGSWAKRSSLPQDAEDAAQDSIEGLLRGEHAAALNQKAYLYRSAQNQLISEIRRQSRHEVVPLHDLREEEHPVDPGPESDLRMEQLSQALRDALQELPLKCQQVFLWNKIEGYTQKEIAEKLDLTPSSVEKYMKRALRHLQKKLQNYAPH from the coding sequence ATGTCCCGCCGCCCCACGTCCAAGAAAGGCTGGCTCGCTCTTTACAGCGGGCTGATCGGCTCGTGGGCGAAGCGCAGCTCCTTGCCGCAGGACGCGGAAGATGCCGCGCAGGACTCCATTGAAGGCTTGTTGCGCGGTGAGCATGCGGCCGCATTGAATCAAAAAGCCTATCTGTATCGCAGTGCGCAAAACCAGCTGATCAGTGAAATCCGCCGCCAGTCGCGCCATGAGGTGGTGCCCTTGCATGATTTGCGCGAGGAGGAGCACCCGGTAGACCCTGGCCCGGAAAGTGATCTGCGCATGGAGCAGCTTAGCCAGGCATTGCGGGATGCCTTGCAGGAACTGCCTTTGAAGTGCCAGCAAGTGTTCTTGTGGAACAAAATAGAGGGCTATACGCAAAAGGAAATTGCAGAGAAGCTGGATCTGACGCCCAGCTCGGTGGAAAAATACATGAAGCGGGCATTACGGCATCTTCAGAAAAAGTTACAAAACTATGCCCCTCATTGA
- a CDS encoding class I SAM-dependent methyltransferase, with the protein MQYADPQGHAQSLGIGPAVWPLFGLVWPSSIQLARKLKNRPIRADESILELGCGLGLTSLVMHKRGAQIHASDCHPMVPHFLKLNQALNGLSDLPYVHAQWGEQSCPDLLASLGLKPARQRYDLIVGSDLLYEGNTPAQLAQLVDQRAKRQAEVWVVDPDRGHRNKFTQEMERYGFELVRQVCLRDRPILMPEGKELSYKGRCLQYQRS; encoded by the coding sequence ATGCAATATGCTGACCCGCAGGGACATGCCCAGTCCCTGGGCATAGGCCCGGCTGTCTGGCCCTTGTTTGGCCTGGTGTGGCCGTCCAGCATCCAGCTGGCGCGCAAGCTGAAAAACCGCCCCATTCGGGCGGATGAAAGCATTTTGGAGTTGGGCTGCGGCTTGGGCCTGACCAGTCTGGTGATGCATAAACGGGGGGCGCAAATTCACGCCAGCGATTGCCATCCCATGGTGCCGCATTTTCTGAAGCTGAATCAGGCTTTGAATGGCTTGTCCGATCTGCCCTATGTGCATGCGCAGTGGGGGGAGCAATCCTGCCCTGATTTGCTGGCGTCCCTGGGCCTGAAACCCGCCCGGCAGCGTTACGACCTGATCGTGGGTAGCGACCTGCTGTATGAAGGTAATACGCCCGCCCAATTAGCCCAGTTGGTGGACCAGCGTGCAAAGAGGCAGGCCGAGGTCTGGGTGGTAGACCCGGATCGGGGGCATCGCAATAAGTTCACACAGGAAATGGAGCGCTACGGCTTTGAGCTGGTGCGACAGGTCTGCTTGCGCGACCGGCCTATCCTGATGCCCGAAGGCAAGGAATTGTCTTACAAGGGACGCTGTTTGCAGTATCAGCGCAGCTAG
- a CDS encoding DUF485 domain-containing protein gives MADISAQVYEALYAKPQFQDLVRKRRGVVLRLLFVSMAFFFLVPILSSLSPELFRLKLSNSTNFGLWYLIAQYLVGGAVAWRYAVQLRHLDKMVQQLTQEESQQFSMRSATV, from the coding sequence ATGGCGGATATCTCTGCCCAGGTTTATGAGGCGCTGTACGCAAAGCCTCAATTCCAGGATCTGGTACGCAAGCGAAGAGGCGTTGTGCTGCGGTTGTTGTTTGTCAGCATGGCCTTCTTTTTTCTGGTTCCCATTCTTTCCAGTCTTAGCCCCGAGCTTTTTCGTCTGAAACTGAGCAACTCCACCAATTTCGGGCTGTGGTATCTGATCGCCCAGTATCTGGTGGGCGGTGCCGTGGCTTGGCGCTATGCCGTCCAGCTGCGTCACCTGGACAAGATGGTTCAGCAGTTAACACAAGAAGAATCCCAGCAGTTCTCAATGCGCTCCGCGACGGTTTAA